From the genome of Rattus rattus isolate New Zealand chromosome 6, Rrattus_CSIRO_v1, whole genome shotgun sequence:
GTACTTTGGGTTACCATTTAGTGACTGTCTACCATATATCCTGACTCTGAGCATGTTCTGACAAGATGAACACTGTTAATATTTCTCTTTTGCAAGAGAAAATTGTGGCATTCATGGCCCAGTACTTTGTCCAAAGATCCCACAGGAAGTAAAAGATGGGAGGCAGAATACAAATCCAACTTGTACCTTTTCTATACACAGTCTGCTGCCCATCCAGTCACTGTCAGCAAAACTATCTCAATCTTCCTAAGATGCCTAACTTGGGATACATCCCTCTGGAGTACAAACATCAGGTACACATGCTGAGATGGATTCAAACTCAGACATAGCTGATCGATTCGGAAAGTGAAGAGAATGCCTACTACAACTTCATCATTATGAAAAGTGACAAGTTACTCACATAACAATATTCAATTTGACAGGGAAAGTACCAGGAACAGAGCCAGGCCTTAGAAGCACTACATGAAAGGAATAAATGCATTATCTAATATTTAAATAACAGCTTATGCTTGCCAAGCACACAACAGGGGCCAGAAACTGCTTCCAACACATCACTATGCATCTACATTCATATGACTAGGAAGCAAATGTtactagggaaactgaggcattaaaaagcaaaccaaccaTCAGCAGAATCAGGATGTGAATCTGTGTCCTGGCCCCTAGCCATCCCTACCTTACTACCCTGAAGGGCCACTGTTGTGCTTTCCACCCTGCCCCAAGAAGGCAGCACAAGATAAAGAGCTACAGATCAGAGAAAGAGTCAGTATgagctgggaaaggaaaggagctACAAAGGAGAGGTGCTGCTtggcctgaggctggagagatactGAAGACATGAGTGTGGATGGGAAGAGGGGTCAAGAAGTGGTGCCTGAGGAGGATGAGCAAACAACAAACTCCTGGATAGCTCAGTGAGGCAACAGCATTTGGTACACTCCTGAGAGTGTCACAAAACTGAGCCTAAAATCAGAATAAAGATGTTAAGATGGAGGTTCAAGCCCTGAAAGGGTGATAGAAGTAGAACAGCATACATGATTGATGTTGACGTTGGCTCCCCTTTTGCTAGGCTTCCTCTGAGGCAAAGTGAACTTGCCTGGAAAATTTTGTCTCCCAGGCCTGTTTCATCCTTGCCTGGTGTTATACAAGGACCATGTCCACTAAGAACCTGCAGCAGcttagagggaaaaaaacctCATTCTCCACTTCTCCCACATACCCAATGCTCACGACTTCCTAGGAGTTTCAACATGATCAACACCTAGGCAATCCCTGGCCATTCTGCTGGTGGGAGAGGTTACTGGTCCCATCAGTATCTGTGAGGTCTCTTTCGTTTGTGGTGTCTGTACAGATGAAGGTGAAGGTCAGGCTGGTCTACTTTGTCTGTCTTTCCCCTCCCTGCTTTTACAGTTGACCTAGCCCTGGGGTCTGTGTTACAGATCCCGTGTGCTTATATttaggacagagagaggagaaagtctCACCCAATCATTACCAAGCCACCTTTTCCAATTTTGCTTTCAATTAGAGCTCCTCTGAGCCCTCCTCACCTCAACTCACATGCTCAACAGCAAACTCAAGGCCTTTCCCATGCCTTCATGTATTGAGTTCACTAGTAAGCTAAGTAGGACATTAGGCAGCTGGGGCTTCCCTGAGCAAGGCATGCCCTAGCTACATGGTAGTCTACATGGTCTGCAGTCAACACAGATGTCTCAAGAAGTCCACACTACTTACAGAAGATATCAATGTGGAAGAGGTCAACTTAATCCCACCCATAATTCAATGGGCAGATACAGAAAGGATCCGCTGTCCACTGAGGTCTACCATTCCCAGCATTGttgaaagggaagagaagcaaaATAAAGCGTTTTCCTAGAAGCTAAAGATTTATTCAATTTTCATGGTACTGTACTCTGTGAATTCACTATGGGCACACAGGGCATGCAATGAATTGATTGTGTACATGCAAGAATGCTGGCTGAGGAGGAGCTACTGAAGTACTGAGGTGGCCCACGCTGGTTCATCAGTCTGTGTGCTCAGATGCCAAGTGACTTACCTGAGAAAGGGGACCTTTTCCTAATTCACTCGAAACAAGCAAAAGGTGCCATGGACCTAAAATCATGTTGCACCCACACCTGATGTTTGCCGCTTGCTCCTTTATGAAAAGATCCTTATAAGTAGCAGAGGCCCTGGTCTCTTAGTGGTTAATATTCCTTGTGTAGTAATGACTTTTACAGAGACTTGTTTAGTCTAGTTTTCATCCTCTTGGAAGCAACTTTCATTTGTTCAAGAAGCTAGTATCACATGTCACTAAATTTCCAGTCACTGGGCCATGAGTAGTTACCAAACAAAGAATAGTAATTTTTTCCCCTCCAACAGGGGTGTTTCCCTTACACATTCAGTTCAATGGctttccttcctgtcctgtcctttcctttcctttccttttttcttatgaGACACAATCTGTTtgtctggctggcctagaactcattttgtagagcaaactaaccttgaactcagagacccacctgcctctgcctctggatgcTAAActtaaagacatgagccaccacacccaggcagCTCAATGCTCTGTGTAGTAGCATTTACTGAGTCACACTCAAGTATAATTTTCTAAGCATTTAAACTGCTATGCTACCTTTATAAACCCTGCTGGTTGCAAGGTCTGATTTTTAGCAAATGTATTCTCCCTATTCTAAATTGCAGAAAACTGTCTTCTGAACGTTATCCACAGGAGGTTTATACACATGGGATTGAACTGTCCTCAAAAATGGCAACTAGTCCAATCTGCTCAGCACTTGGCTGGAGTTGTATATATacgatatcctgaatatcagattaTTTACGTTACGATTCAtaatagcaaagttacagttatgaagtagcaacaaaaataattttatagtggGGCATTGCCGCATTAGGAAGGTTTGAGAGTCACTGGGATAGAGGGTGTcttaaagaagacacaaacaaaatGCGTTTACGAAATAGTACTAAGGGGCTGTTTAGATGGCGTAAAATGGTAAGAGGGCACGGTGCCTCTAAACATGCGGACCTGACTCCAGTTCCCAGGCCCTACTCGCTAGAAGAGAACGAACTCCCAGGAATCATTCTTACAGGCACGCACAGCACGCACGTACACGTATAGGCACACACGCAAGCACGCATACGCATGCTCGTACCACTCATGCGCACACACAAAGGgactaaatgtaataaaattagtATAAAATACGTATTCAAGTGAGTTTTCTTGATCTTACTGACTGCATTCTCCCTGAAGGCAGGTAGCTTGCCTTGCTCCTCATCAAGAATTCAGGCAGAAAAGCTCCTTAACTCAGAGCCCTGTCAGCGCCGCTCCTCCAGATGGCGCTAGGAAGTTCCGCCCACTGGAAAGGACCCGGATGGGCGGGGTTTCTCAACTGCGCGCGCAGCTCGCCTCACTCGCTTGTGCTCTGGGAAGGAGAAGGGTGTGTTTCCGCTTGCTGCTCCGCCATGGCTCGCGGTCCCAAGAAACACCTGAAGCGTGTGGCGGCCCCGCGTCACTGGATGCTGGACAAACTGACCGGCGTGTTCGCGCCCCGGCCGTCTGCCGGCCCGCACCGCCTGCGGGAGTGCCTGCCGCTcgccatcttcctgaggaacaggCTCAAATACGCTCTGACGGGCGATGAGGTGAAGAAGATCTGCATGCAGCGCCTCATTAAGGTCGACGGCAAGGTCAGAACCGATGTGGCCTACCCAGCTGGCTTCATGGATGTCATCAGCATCGACAAGAGCGGTGAGAACTTCCGCCTGGTCTACGACACCAAGGGCCGCTTCGCGGTGCACCGCATCACGCCGGAGGAGGCCAAGTACAAGCTGTGCAAGGTGAGGAAGGTCTTCGTGGGTACCAAGGGCATCCCGCACCTCGTGACTCACGACGCGCGAACCATCCGCTACCCTGACCCGCTCATCAAGGTCAACGACACCGTGCAGATCTCGCTAGACAGCGGCAAAATCACCGATGCCATCAAGTTTGATACCGGCAACCTGTGCATGGTAACCGGAGGCGCCAACCTGGGCCGCATCGGCATCATCACCAACCGCGAGCGCCATCCTGGCTCCTTTGACGTGGTCCATGTGAAAGATGCCAACGGCAATGGCTTCGCCACCCGCCTCTCCAACATCTTCGTGATCGGGAAGGGCAACAAGCCGTGGATCTCCCTTCCTCGAGGAAAAGGAATCCGCCTCACCATCGCCgaagagagagacaagaggcTGGCGGCCAAGCAGAGCGGGTGAAGTGGACTCTGAGGGACATTGGGGGGAAGGGGCGTTTAAATTTGTTTATACTTCAAGTTAAGCAGCGTGTTGAATTAAAAAAGCAAGTTTCTTTCTGGTTGCCTATGTTTCTTCCCGTGCCATACTGTACCATAATGGGGGAACCACCCAGACGTTTGTtcacctcatttttaaaagagatgggTACGTTCAAGGTTTGGTTAGTTAACCTTGCCGATAACTGAACCAGTGGAacttcattgtttcttttaatgTGCTAGGTTTAGGATTCAATATCCATAGGTCAATGAAATTAGTAAAAAACTTAAGTCTTAGACGTCAGCTTCTCCCGTtctcaggagaagaagaggaggagatgggtgggggaagcTTGGAGAAGAGGGGAATGATATTGGGATGCaaagtaattattaaataaatataaaagtaaataaaagcctCTTTAACATCCAAAAACTTAAAGTTATGAGGTATTAAAAATGGGATTGCTGTTCTAACTCCCAGGAAAGTAATTTAACAAAAATGCTGAAACATCACATCTAATTTAGAAAATTGTAGTTCATTACCAGGGTATTTCTGTAAAACAAAACGTAACTATAGTTTTCTCTTTTAGAAGTAGCAGATTAAACACAACAAAACACTAAAGcaagagttgaaaaaaaaaaaaccagtaagaaAGGATTCAGTTGCTTTATAGTGCAGCTTATAAGCAAAAgtgaaaatagttttgtttttttcaagacatggctTGGTGTACCTTCCTGTCTTGGACTTTGCtttgcagactaggctggccttgaactcagaaagatcatcctgcctctgcctctcaaaagtgctgggattttaggtgtATGCTGCCACCACCTGGCAGATTTACTGGCATTTTAATGTCAACGAGTCAGAAAAGTTAAATAATAGCTTAACAGTTTTGCCTTTTTGCTGCCAAAAGACATCTTCCAGAACAGTTTTACTAGTATTGAGTAGAGAAGGAATACTTGAGTTTCAGATGTTTGTGAACTCCTGGTTAAAGGTAAGGTTTTTTTGTTGTCATCTTTCATTTTAGAGGATTTTTAGTGAATACTGTACACAACCAAGGATGCAggtgcccccagaggccagaCGTTGGTAGATCCTTCTGAACCTGGGGTAAAAAGCATTTGTGACTTACCTGATCTGTGAACGCTTAGAACAAACTTGGGACCACTGCAAAGAACGGCATGTTAACCACTGTGCCCCAAAGATAAGGATTTCATTTGCAGAAAGAtggcttttgctttttaattctaCATGAGAGTCCCTTTAAATGAACTGGAATCTCATTAATTTGCTAATGTCCAAACCAAGATCATTGGTTAATGTTTCAAGATACACTGATCAGCTTTAGTGTGGGCTGCAGGTACAGCTGGGTGGTGGAGTGCCTTAGCACACACAATATGAGTGGGTTTTTGTTTACCAGCACGCATGTGCAACATCTGTTTGCCAGgaggattccttggaactggagttaaagatggttattAGGAaatggacctgggtcctctgcaagaaccacaagtgctcttaaacagaGCGGTTCTCCAGATCAGGGGAAGGTTTGTGTCAATCCTTACAAGTGGAAATCAGGATAGCCTGGGAATCAGTCCCCTGTGTccactatgtgggtactgggagtcAAACTTGAGTCATTAATATTTATCTGCAGAGTCACTTGCTAGCCCTATCCTAGATGGTTTCAATTGCTAGCACCATAAAAATAATCTCGAACGGCAGACAGATCTGGATTCGAATACTGGCTGCTTCCACCTAGGTTTGAGCTGCAGGTTGTAGCGAGAATGTGAACAAAACATAGGAAGCCTaaatgtgcaagcacacacagttGGTTAGCACTGTATTCTAAAAATCACTAAAATGGTCGTAGTGGATACGCCGAACTTTTTCTACCTCAATAGTAACAGAAGAGCTTGTTTCAGACATGCTATTCTGTGTTCAATAAATCgtaaaagatttttgttttgagacacgaTCTCCCTGGCCCTGGAAGGTTTTAAGTTTCCTGTATAGCCAAGGataccttgaacttctgattcctgTCTGCTCAAATTACAGGCGTATTCCCATCAGACCAGGTTTGGGTAGTGCTGAGGACAAAAACCAcggcttcctgaatgctaggcaagcatttttaccAGCAGAGTTGCATCGCTAGCTCATAACTGACTTTAAGCCCCAGAACATGGACCTTTAGGCTTCATTTAAATTAGAGAAAAGTAAATCAAGCTTTTCTTATCTAACACAGCACCCAAACCTAGGTCCCAAGGGTATTTTTACTCAAATAACATACATGAAATATGCATGCTCTGAATGGTggaccaggctagtctcagagatccacctgcctctgccttcccagcgcTAGGATCAAAGGCGTGAGCCACAGATCTTCTGCTTTTTAACTTTAAAGTACACGGAGCAGCATACTGAGAGTCACAGGTTTGGTTTTTCCTCTACCACCCCACCACGGGCATGCGCAACAATGTGCGCATGCGTGTAGAAACAGCCACGCTCTTCTTTGAAGCAGGCCtttcaatcaaacccagagctcattgATCTTGCCAGTCTTTCCGGTCCTCGTCCTCTTGCTCTGAAGAATCgggcctcagtctcccaaggctGGAATTACATACAACTGACAAGCAcacccagcattcctcaggatcTGAACTCCTGTCCTAACTCTTTCACAGGAAGAGCTTAGATCACTCTGCTACTTCCTGGCCCAGACGCTGgagtttgtttttaatgcttccCCAAACATCCAGGACTTTAGAATGCCAAGTCAGGATGTTTGCAGGGACATTACCTTCAGAATTGCTGAGTGATTGCAGCGATCCCACGCTCTTGAAGCTATTCTTATCCAGTGCTGTGAGTGGGATTAAGCTTCAAGAATGCTCACGGTTCAACTGCACTGTTGTCTGGAACATATTAATTACGGGGTGGAACACTGCATTTGAGCACATCTGCACCCCCAGTATCACACCCACACCTGTTTCTGCTGACTTTAATTGGTATCCAGTCTGTGTTGTGCGTAAAACCCTAAGTGGCATTTGAAACGAAGCCCTTTGGGCATTAAGTATCATttgtagaaaacaaataaataattaaaataaataaatgaataattcccTGTTCACTGTGGAGGCTCTTAGAGCATTTTTGTAATACCTAGTGAAAGGGGAGGGGAACTTCCTAGTAAATTCAGGGAAATGTAACGGACTCTGAGGACTGAGTGAGCACCATAGCCCAACATTCTATGATTTAAATATATGGCTTTTCTTATGAGATGAGATGGGAGGAAAACATGTAATTCGAGTCTCAAAATAGCCTATACCAAGCACCAGGCAttgtatgagatggaatctctatttatttataaactcaATTACTAAGGCATATTGCTTCAGCATCTTATATATGAAGTGTGACAATAAAGAAATGAGATgaggctttttgttgtttggctCATAAACTGGCACTGATGGAATTTTCAAAATAAGAGTTTCTAAACAATATTAAAGAACGGAGGATGAGTGGACCAAGTTTATAGTCAAGACCGTTGCCAAAGATAAGAATCCTCTTACTGTATGGCTCTGATTTCTGTACTGAAACCAGTCCTAGCCTTTGATCTGCATAGCTCACATATGCCAACATATGATAATAGATTCAAATGGTGAGGAACATATatacccccccctttttttttgttttgttttgttttgtaaatccTGAGAGCCATAGTCCAGTGGCTCAATTGCTGGTATAGAATAGGAAAGTCcttcaaatataaatatgttatcTGACTGCACTCGAGGTGGGGAGAATGCCATCCTTTGAGACTAGGATTAAACaattgtgggtggagaatgggtTCAGAAGTGATTTATGCTCTCCCATggagatcagttcccagcacctgtttAGGGCTGTTATAACTGCATTCCCAGGGGACTTGAAATCTTCTTCCGGTCTAAGATGGTCTAAGATCTCAtccatctttatttcttctttctctctcctccctccctgctccttcccccttcttctttctcttcatgactttttctttcccttcattgTTTTTATGGTACAGAGGGTAGGATGTGCAGGGCAACCATTTTACCTATGAGCTTTATCTCCAGCCCTacttttgcatttaaaaaagtCTTATTTGACAGTTTTCTgaagtacatgtacacacacatacatacatacatatatatacacacacatacactcatgtacatgcacacacatgcacacacacacatgcgcgcacacacacacacacacacacacacactgtattcaGCCCCCAATCCCTTCTCTCCCAAactcttttatattttgtattttgagacagggttttcctagGTTGTTCAGGGTATCCTTGAACACACTGTAGccatgctggtcttgaatttttgatccttcttagcttcctgagacactgggattgcaggcctgtaTCTATTCTATAAATAGAAGTCTATTTCTATGCACCCCAGATAGAGAGGGCCAAACAGGCCAAACAAATGATCCTAAGTGTAAGTAGATGAACCGGCGAGTCTGTGGGGCTGACTTACTGGAGGAATACGGGTAGAGTCACAGGCGCATAGGCAGATACACCATCAAGGTGTCTCCCTGTGCAGAACTGTCAGCTGCTTACACATCATGGGAAGGAGCCCAGGCACCAGGTGTTGTGCTCTTTTACTTCTGGGAGGGAGTGTTAACGAGCCCAGTGTAGCCAGAGTCTCCGTGTGGGTAAATGGGGTTCTGCAACACAACTCTTATTAGACTCAGCTCGAAGAACTGTCCATCCCAAGCAAGCGCTGTGAGGTGAGCTGGTAAGCAGGCACCTGATGTCATTACTCTGGACACAGAGCTTCCAAACCAACCATTGTCACCGTCTCACCAGTGTGGCTATTAAGGATGTGAGCTGCCTTCGAAGCACCGCATGTATTCCTTTTAATAGGATGTCTTCCTCCTGCCCGCTCACACCTCACATctcatttattcttatttctttcccTCAGTATCTTCATTATTTCACTTCTCAGTTCTTCCACTGCCTCGCCTCTTCTGGTATGCTATATACCGTTCTTGGTTAGGGGAATAAAAAGCAAACATCGGtgtgcatacctacacacacatacttgagTCAAGAGTGACAATGAGCTAACAATGGAAGTCTATCTGGACTGCTTGAAAGGACCCAGTCAGTATCATCCCTCATTAGTAGAAGTGAGAAACCACTTGGCGTCCACTAGGCTGTCTGGAACAGATAAATAAgcgaataagtaaataaatgaccaCAGGAGCACTGTTCAAGATGGGAGTGAGTGAGCTTTATATGTTGGGATTTGTTAATTGCTATATCCAGCTTGGAAGAATTTGGGGGTGAAGGAAGACCTCAGTATATAATTCAGCTCTGCCTCTCTTAGGTACTTGGGCATCCttctatagaagaaaaagtttagaCTGTATTCTGGAATGGATAGAGCAGTGTTATCCATGATACTCCAAGAGTCTAGTTTCTAAACATGGGTGAGTATCatttgctgaaagaaaaaaaaaaaagcaagtatttCTAGTGCTTTGTATAAACCTCCAAAATACCAAATTGCATTAAAGAAACCCAGTACAGAAAATCAAGTCCTTTCTCCTTCAATTTCTGTGAAGTGTCTAGAAAAAGCAAATTCACAAAGACAAGCAGATGCTGATTGCCTTGGGCTGGAGTTGGGAGTGGGAATGATTGCTCATGTTGAGATGGTTCCATTAATGGTGAAGTGTGGAGAGACTGGGTTGCAAAAGGGATCCCATAGTTCTGTAGATCCATTAACAACGTTACCTTGTATCTTTAAGATGAATGGACAAAATAAATTATCTTCATCAAACCTTAAAAATACTTCATTAGTCTCATTTCTGCATGAGAGTGATACATACTAGGACCAGTTCACCAGCTAGCTTCCATTGTAAAATTAGAGAAATTCTTTCATACAAAAATTCAGACCGCCTGGGATAAAACCAGATTATTAAAATGCCCAGGTCGATTCATAGCATTTTAGATGTTCTAGTTTTGTTCTCTAGGCATTTGTAGAAAAGACATATATCCTTGAGATATATCCTTCATGCAGTATacttcagaatatatatatatacatatatatgtatatatatatgtatattaataggTGTGTCAAGAGTAGCTTGCTTTACATGTTTTCCCTCCAATGCAAACACTGCTTGTGACCTGTGTAGCCTGCATTGTTATGATAAACACTGGTCTTACAACCTTTGCTAACAGACTACACTGGATGGCAGTGGCCAATCTCATGTCTACACGCTACCTCTGGGCATACGTCACGCATGCACTAAGTAAACGGCTAACAcaaatttattcttattatttctgGGCTCTGTGTGCATTAAGTTCTGCAACAAATTCCCACAAACATAACAACTTAaagctactccagtttgttttccCTCGTTTCCAGAAGGTAAGCTGATACTAGGCCTCTGCTCCTTCTGAAAGTCTAGGCAagccgcccctcccccccacccagtGCCTTCCAGATCCTGGTGACACCAGCACATTCTTCTTCTGCACGGCAACAGtcactccagcctctgcctctatCTGTGTACTGActtctctctgcatctgtcttcCAAGGTTACAGGACAGTCCTGAGGAGCAGTATGTACCTCAGGTAATCCAGGACAGGAGTACTCTCTCA
Proteins encoded in this window:
- the LOC116903107 gene encoding 40S ribosomal protein S4, X isoform-like, which gives rise to MARGPKKHLKRVAAPRHWMLDKLTGVFAPRPSAGPHRLRECLPLAIFLRNRLKYALTGDEVKKICMQRLIKVDGKVRTDVAYPAGFMDVISIDKSGENFRLVYDTKGRFAVHRITPEEAKYKLCKVRKVFVGTKGIPHLVTHDARTIRYPDPLIKVNDTVQISLDSGKITDAIKFDTGNLCMVTGGANLGRIGIITNRERHPGSFDVVHVKDANGNGFATRLSNIFVIGKGNKPWISLPRGKGIRLTIAEERDKRLAAKQSG